A stretch of the Chloroflexota bacterium genome encodes the following:
- the purS gene encoding phosphoribosylformylglycinamidine synthase subunit PurS: MTIARIYITYKPTVLDPQGNTIREALHHLGFEDVNSVRMGKYLEVELGTDDTSKAHAEVEAMCQQLLANPVIESYRFDLETDR; this comes from the coding sequence ATGACCATAGCGCGAATTTACATTACCTATAAACCCACGGTTCTTGATCCGCAAGGAAACACCATCCGTGAAGCGTTGCATCACCTTGGCTTTGAGGATGTGAATTCCGTGCGGATGGGCAAGTACCTGGAAGTTGAACTGGGCACGGACGACACATCCAAGGCTCACGCAGAGGTTGAGGCAATGTGCCAGCAACTGTTGGCAAATCCCGTTATCGAAAGCTATCGCTTTGATTTAGAGACCGATCGATGA